One Archangium violaceum genomic window, CAGGCCACCCGGACGCGAGTTTCAAGGTGGATGTGCTGTTCAGCTCTCCCACGCCCAACCCGCGGGCCCGGTTGCTGCGCGCGTGTCTGTCCATGCAGGAAGGCCGGTGGGACTCGGCACGACGTGCTCTCGCGTTCCCGGAGGTGCGCAACACTCCTGAGGCACGTTTGCTGCTGGAACTCACCGAACGCCGGCCTCGCGTGCCCGATTGGCGGCATGCCTTCTTCGAGACCTGGCAGGCGCTCGGACGGCCCGACTTCCGCAAGAGCCTCCTGCTTCCCGCGCCCCTGGCGTTGAACTACCTGCTCGCCGACATCGGAGCCGCCTGGGGCTCCGTCGACGAGACACGTCGCTTCTCGTTGGCGGTGTTGCATCTGGCATGGGCCGAGCCTCGCCAGGAGTGGATGCTCGAGCAGGTGCGTGCCAGCTCATCCGTCCCACTCCTCATGGCGCTGCGCGAGCAACTCATCGCACTCGAAGAGCAATCACCCGTGCGCCAGTTCCTCTTGTCCGAGGTGGAGGCACGACTCGGGCAGCTCGCGAGTTCCTCCCCGCGAACCCTCCAGCTCGCCCTGGTTTCCTTTCTCGCTGGAAAGCCCCTCACGGCCCCCTTCGAGCACCGCGATCTGGAGGCGCTCGAGGCGCTCGTCGCGCTCCCCGATTGGAAGCAGCCCGCGAGCGAGCCGTTCTTCCTGGAGATGCGAGCGCTCTTCGATGGGCTGATGCGCACGCCCGCCCATCATGCCTTTCTGCTGGCCTCCTCGGCCCAGGCTGCGTCCCTGGGCTCATGGCTCATCCAGCGGGCCAGGGCCAGCAAGGCGCACCTGTCCGAGGACGAGCAGCGGTGGATGGGCCGGCTGCTGTGGGAAGTGGGCGCGCGCCTGTTCGAGCAGCGCTCGGCCGTGGAGATGGACATGGGGCTCCGGCTCCAGGTGTTCGGCTCCGAGCTGACGCAGCACGTCCCGACCCGGGAGCGGTGTATCGCCGCCTGGGTGGAGCTGGGGCGGTGGGAGGACGGTTTGAAGCAGGCGGGTTTTCATCGCTGGCCCCTGCTCTCGCTGCAGGAGGAGTCCTGCGGGCCCAGGGCTCGGGACGAGCGGGCATGGATGATGGCCTTCGCGGGTACGGGCGAGCTGCCCTGAATCCACTGGGGCGCGAGCGGCCCCGAGCGGCTATGCTCCGCGCCTCGACACCATGTCCGCCTCACCCCTGACCTCAGAGCAGGCCCTCGCCCTCGCACCGGATTCCTCCGTGGCGGCCGCCGGCCAGAAGCTGGCAACGGAACGCTCCTGGCAGGGGCTCGGCCGGGATGGGCACGCGGCCTGGGGCGAGTGCAAGGGCAGCGCCCTGTACCAGGTGCGCATCGACCTCTCCGACCTCGCCACGAAGTGCACCTGTCCCAGCCGCAAGTTCCCCTGCAAGCACGCCGTCGGGCTCCTGCTGCTCACCGCGTCCGAGCGCCTCCCCTCGGGGACTCCTCCCTCCTGGGTGGAGGAGTGGCTCTCCAAGCGCTCCGCGAACGCCGAGCGCAAGGCGAAGCGCGAGGCCGCCGGAGCGGAAGGCGCGGCTCCCGTCGACACCGAGGCCAAGGCGAAGCGCTCCGCCGAGCGCCACGGCCGCATCCAGAAGGGGCTCGAGGCGCTGTCCCTCTGGATGGAGGACCTCGTGCGCAACGGCTTCGCCGGGCTGGAGGCGGAGACCGCCATGTGGAACACCCAGGCGGCCCGGTTGGTGGATGCTCAGGCTCCGGGGCTCGCGGCCCAGGTGCAGCAGCTCGCGGCGCTCCCCGGCAGTGGCCCCGATTGGCCCAAGCGTTTGCTCGAGCGGCTCGGACGGCTCTCGCTCGTCACCGAGGCCTGGCGGAAGCTGGAGCAGCTCCCGCCGCCCCTCGCCGCGGACCTCCGCTCCCTCGTGGGCATCCCCCTGCGTGAGGAGGAGGTCATCGCCCAGGGCGAGCGCCTCGAGGACACCTGGGTCGTCATCGGCCAGGAGCTCGAGGACACGGAGCGCGTCCGCGCGCAGCGGACGTACCTGCTCGGCGCCACTTCCGGTCGCACGGCGCTCGTCCTCCAGTTCGCGGCCGGCGCCGGTGCTCGCTTCGCCGAGAGCTTCCTTCCCGGCACGGCCTTCGCGGCCGAGCTGGCGTTCTGGCCGAGTGCGGCGCCCCAGCGGGCGATGATTCGCGAGCGCAAGGGCGAGGTCCACCCCTGGACGCAGGCCGTGCCCGCGCTTTCTCTCGAGGATCTCTGCCAACGCTTCGCCGAGGAGCTGTCCCGCCAACCCTTCCGCGAGCGCATGGCGGCGATGCTCGGGCAGGTGGTGCCTGTCGTGGACGGTGGGCGGCGCTGGTGGCTCCGGGACGCCACGGGCGCGGCGGTCCGCATCGGCCCGTGTGACCGGTGGCGGTTGCTCGCGTTGTCCGGAGGCCACCCGCTCGAGGTGTTCGGCGAGTGGGATGGAGAGGAATTCCGGCCCCTGAGCGTCCGCGTGGAGGGCCGCCTTCATCTGATGACCGGGGGCCCCCAGTGAAGGGCCCCACGAGGCCCGTGCTCAGCTGGCTTGGAGCTCGAGGGCGGGGCTGACGGCTTCGGGGTGCATCTTCTCACCGTCGACGCCCAGCTCCTCGGCGATCGCTGTGAGCACCTCCTGGGCACCCGCCAGCTGCGCTCCTGTCATGCGGGAGATCGCCCGTTGCACGGCGGCCTCCACCGTCCCCGTGGAGGAGACGTCCAACCCACGGCCCATGTCGGTGAGGAAGAAGAGCGCCTTGCGCGCGTCGAGCGGATCCGACCTGCGCTCCATGTAGCCACGCTTCTCCAGGCGTTTCATGACACCGGTGAGCGTGCTCGGGTGCACATGGAGGATCTGCGCGAGCCGGCCCGAGGTGATGCCGGGGTAGCGTCCCACCAGCCGCACCACCAGCCGCTGCGGGCCTGTCAGCCCCAGCGTGAGCTCCATGTGCTTCGAGGTGGATCTCAGTTGATGGTCCACGGCCCAGAGCAGGCGCATGAACTCCAATACCTCGCCCAGGGGGGGAGGCCGGGTCTCGTCCGCGTGGGAGGGATCTCCGGTTCCGTCAATGACCTGCATGGCTGCCGTCTCCATGCTTGAAGATGCAAGCAATGCTTATGCCGCTGCAATGTCTCTCGGAGGTGTGCACGCCAGATCGAGGGCAGACGGGCAAAGCGCGCGTCCCCCTGTTGCGAAATGCCACGGACGGGGCGAGGCATTTCGCCCCATTCCAGGTGTAGCGGGGCAGAATGGGACTCGGACCGCTATGCTGCCGCGCCCCGATGCCCCGGGCTGGAGAGGAAGCCCACCGTGAACGAGCTCGATGCACTGACACGCCTCGCCACGCTCGGCACCGCCCGCTCGCCCGAGCCCGGACCCACATCCGGTGTGGAGGCCCAGGCGCTGCGTGCGCTGGAGGGCCTGCCCCTGGAGAAGCGCCTCCTGCTCGCGGCCGGGGTGCGTGCGGTGGCGAGGGTCGCGGGGCGCAAGCTCACCCGGCTCGAGACGCGGGACAACGTGGCCCCTCCTGACACACTCGAGGTCTGCCCGCCGCGCGTCCGTTCCGTCCTCACGGAGCTCCTGGTGTCGAACGACGGCGAGGTGCTGCGCGAGGCCTTCGCGCGGATGGCCCTCGCGCGTCGCCGCCTCCCGCCGGAGCTGCTTCCCCGGGTGCTCGGGCTGAAGGACAGCGCGTTGCGCGCGGCGGCGGAGCCGGTGCTCGGCGAGCGGGGCCAGTGGCTCTCCCGTCTGAATCCCGAGTGGCGCCCGGCCTCGGCCTCCCCGGCCTCCGACCTGGCCGAAGCCGAGCGCGTGTGGACGGAAGGAAATCCCGACGAGCGGCGCGCGGCGCTCATCCAGGCGCGGAGCGTCGATCCAGCGCGTGCACGCTCCTGGTTGCAGGGCACCTGGGCCCAGGAGAAGGCCGAGCACCGCGCCCGGTTCCTGGCCTGCCTCGACGCGGGGCTCTCCCCGGAGGACGAGGCCCTGCTGGAGCCAGGCCGGAAGGATCGCGCGGGCTCGGTGCGCGAGGTGGCGCGCTACCTGTTGGCCCGGTTGCCCGGGTCGGCCTTCGCGCAGCGCATGGCCGAGCGCGCGCGCACCGTGCTCGTCTGGGAGAAGCCGGCCACGCTCCGCGTCCAGTTCCCGGCCCGGTGGGACGCCGAGGCCGAGCGTGATGGTCTGGACAAGCCCCCTCCCGGTGTCGGCCAGAGCGAGCACTGGCTCATCCGGCTCCTGGAGGCCATTCCCCTTCGGAATTGGGAGAGCTGGTTCGAGGCCACCCCGACGCAGATCGTCACCGCCGCCGCGCGGACGGACCACGGCGTCGCGCTCTCGGAGGGCTGGGCCCTGGCGCTCCGGCTGGGGGCCTCCTCGCCCTGGGCCATGACCCTGCTCGGCTTCTGGTCGCGCTGTGAGTCCAAGGTGCTCGACGCCGAGCGGGCCCAGTCGCTGGCCGTCTCCGTGCTCGAACAGCTCCCTCCCAACGAGCGCGCCGCGCGGACCCTGCGCGTCCTCGAGCGTGCCGAGACCCTTCCTTCGCTCGACCGTGCCCTCGCGCTGACGCCCGCGCCGTGGCCGGCGAAGCTCGGCTACACCTGGCTCCAGGCGTTGCGCGAGCTGTACGACCCGACCACCCGGGCCGTGGCGCTCCTCGGTGCCTTCCGGCAGGCGGCCATCGCCCTGCCTCCGGAGTGCCTCCCGACCGCCGCCGAGCCCTTCGCGCTCCCCGCTCCGCTTCACCGCTGGAACCCGGAGCTCCACCGCTTCCAGCAGACCGTTTCCCTGCGCCGCATCCTTCACGAGGAGTTGAAACCGTGACCGCCACCGCTCTTCTCCGCCAGCACGCCGAGCAGCAGTACGCCGAGGAGCTGGCCGCGCTCGCCCGGGCCGATGATCGGCCGAAACCCCAGGGATGGAAGCTCTCGCCCTGGGCCGTGCGCACCTACCTGCTCGGAGGCCAGCTCCCGGATGGCTTCAAGGTGAGCGCCAAGTACATCGGCAACGCGAGGCTGGTGGAGATCGCCGTGGCGACCCTGGCCACCGACCGGGCCCTGTTGCTCTACGGCGTCCCGGGCACCGCGAAGTCCTGGCTGAGCGAGCACCTCGCCGCGGCCATCTCCGGGGACTCGACGTTGATGGTGCAGGGCACCGCCGGCACGGACGAGGCGGCCCTGCGGTACGGCTGGAACTACGCGCGGCTGCTGGCGGAAGGCCCCTCGGAGGGGGCGCTGGTTCCGAGTCCGGTGATGCGGGCCATGCGCGAGGGAAAGCTGGCGCGCATCGAGGAGCTGACGCGCATGCCGGGCGAGGTGCAGGACGCCCTCATCACCCTGCTCAGCGAGAAGACGCTGCCCATCTCGGAGCTGTCCTCAGAAGTGCAGGCCCGCGCCGGCTTCAACGTCATCGCCACGGCGAACAACCGCGACCGCGGCGTGAACGAGCTGTCGAGCGCCCTGCTGCGCCGCTTCAACACGGTGGTGCTGCCCGTGCCCGACTCGCTGGAGCAGGAGGTGGAGATCGTCGAGAAGCGCGTGGCCGAGCTCGGCCGGGCCCTGGCGCTGCCCGCGGAGAAGCCAGCGATGGAGGAGATCCGCCGGGTGGTGACGCTCTTCCGCGAGCTGCGGAGCGGCGCGACGACCGACGGGGCGACGAAGCTCAAGACACCCTCGGGCGCGCTGTCCACGGCGGAGATCATCTCCGTGGTGAACGGAGGCCTGGCGATGGCGGGCTACTACGGTGACGGCGTGCTGCGTGCACCGGACATGGCCGCGGGCCTGACGGGCGCCATCGTGAAGGATCCCGTGCAGGACCGGGTGGTGTGGCTGGAGTACCTGAAGACGGTGGTGAAGGAGCGCGAGGGCTGGAAGGACCTCTATCGCGCGTGCATGGAGGTGCTGTGAGCCGGGAGGCGGACACGTCGGTGCACGTGCTCGGTGTGCGGCACCACGGCCCGGGCAGCGCGCGCAGCGTGCGGGCCGCTCTCGAGAAGCTCCAGCCGGACGTGGTGCTCATCGAGGGACCCCCGGACGCGGACGCGCTCATTCCCCTGGCGGCCCACGCGGAGATGAAGCCTCCGGTGGCGCTGCTCGTCTACGCGATTGATCGACCGGCCCAGGCCGTCTTCTATCCGTTCGCCGTCTTCTCTCCCGAGTGGCAGGCCCTCCAGTACGCGCTGGAGCGCACCCTTCCGGTGCGCTTCATCGATCTCCCTCAAACCCACCAGATGGCGCCCGAGGACGAGGGAACCGAGGAGGGGAGGGACCCGGAGCCCAAGGCCAGCGCGGAGGCCGGGTCACCCCGGGGAGATCCGCTCGGGGCGCTCGCGCGTGCCGCGGGTTATGAGGACGGTGAGCTGTGGTGGGAGCACCTCATCGAGCAGCGCCGGGAGCCCGAGG contains:
- a CDS encoding SWIM zinc finger family protein, with amino-acid sequence MAAAGQKLATERSWQGLGRDGHAAWGECKGSALYQVRIDLSDLATKCTCPSRKFPCKHAVGLLLLTASERLPSGTPPSWVEEWLSKRSANAERKAKREAAGAEGAAPVDTEAKAKRSAERHGRIQKGLEALSLWMEDLVRNGFAGLEAETAMWNTQAARLVDAQAPGLAAQVQQLAALPGSGPDWPKRLLERLGRLSLVTEAWRKLEQLPPPLAADLRSLVGIPLREEEVIAQGERLEDTWVVIGQELEDTERVRAQRTYLLGATSGRTALVLQFAAGAGARFAESFLPGTAFAAELAFWPSAAPQRAMIRERKGEVHPWTQAVPALSLEDLCQRFAEELSRQPFRERMAAMLGQVVPVVDGGRRWWLRDATGAAVRIGPCDRWRLLALSGGHPLEVFGEWDGEEFRPLSVRVEGRLHLMTGGPQ
- a CDS encoding MarR family winged helix-turn-helix transcriptional regulator; translated protein: MQVIDGTGDPSHADETRPPPLGEVLEFMRLLWAVDHQLRSTSKHMELTLGLTGPQRLVVRLVGRYPGITSGRLAQILHVHPSTLTGVMKRLEKRGYMERRSDPLDARKALFFLTDMGRGLDVSSTGTVEAAVQRAISRMTGAQLAGAQEVLTAIAEELGVDGEKMHPEAVSPALELQAS
- a CDS encoding DUF5691 domain-containing protein, with the protein product MNELDALTRLATLGTARSPEPGPTSGVEAQALRALEGLPLEKRLLLAAGVRAVARVAGRKLTRLETRDNVAPPDTLEVCPPRVRSVLTELLVSNDGEVLREAFARMALARRRLPPELLPRVLGLKDSALRAAAEPVLGERGQWLSRLNPEWRPASASPASDLAEAERVWTEGNPDERRAALIQARSVDPARARSWLQGTWAQEKAEHRARFLACLDAGLSPEDEALLEPGRKDRAGSVREVARYLLARLPGSAFAQRMAERARTVLVWEKPATLRVQFPARWDAEAERDGLDKPPPGVGQSEHWLIRLLEAIPLRNWESWFEATPTQIVTAAARTDHGVALSEGWALALRLGASSPWAMTLLGFWSRCESKVLDAERAQSLAVSVLEQLPPNERAARTLRVLERAETLPSLDRALALTPAPWPAKLGYTWLQALRELYDPTTRAVALLGAFRQAAIALPPECLPTAAEPFALPAPLHRWNPELHRFQQTVSLRRILHEELKP
- a CDS encoding ATP-binding protein; this translates as MTATALLRQHAEQQYAEELAALARADDRPKPQGWKLSPWAVRTYLLGGQLPDGFKVSAKYIGNARLVEIAVATLATDRALLLYGVPGTAKSWLSEHLAAAISGDSTLMVQGTAGTDEAALRYGWNYARLLAEGPSEGALVPSPVMRAMREGKLARIEELTRMPGEVQDALITLLSEKTLPISELSSEVQARAGFNVIATANNRDRGVNELSSALLRRFNTVVLPVPDSLEQEVEIVEKRVAELGRALALPAEKPAMEEIRRVVTLFRELRSGATTDGATKLKTPSGALSTAEIISVVNGGLAMAGYYGDGVLRAPDMAAGLTGAIVKDPVQDRVVWLEYLKTVVKEREGWKDLYRACMEVL